The genomic DNA TGCCACACCAATGGCTTATGGAGAATTATATACTGCTATTCAGCAAGGTGTAGTAGATGGAGCAGAAAATAATCCGCCATCATTTGTATCTTCTAATCATTATGAAGTTAGTAAATACTACACGCTAGATCAGCACTCATCAGTACCCGATGTTTTGCTTATTGGTACTAAATTCTGGGAAAAGCTATCAGTACAGGAACGCGTATGGGTTCAGGAAGCGGCAGATGAATCCGCTCAAGCGGAGAAGGTATTTTGGAATGAGTCTGTAAAAGCTTCTATGGAAATAGCTAAAGCTGCTGGCGTAGAAATTATAATTCCTGAAAAAGCATTATTTGCAGAAAAGTCAAAATCAGTTTTGGAAGAATTTTTAAAAGAACACCCAGAAATGACAGAACTAGTAAATAAAATTAAAGCAGATTAATTATGAAGCTATCTGATATTATTTTTAAAAAAGTGGTCCGATTTATGGAAATCTTTTTAGTATTTATTTTTGCACTTTTAGTGTTGGATGTCCTTTGGCAGGTTTTCTCAAGATATATTTTAAACAGGTCTTTTTCATGGACAGAAGAACTGGCACGATTCTCTTTAATCTGGTTATCCATTTTAGGAGCTGCTTATCTAAATGCTAGGAGAGAGCATCTATCAATGGATTTTCTGTATCGAAAGTTCTCTGATGCCACAAAGAAAAAAGTATCCGTACTTATCGAGATATTAATCTTTCTATTTGCTTTAATAGTGATGGTGATTGGTGGGGTGAATTTAGTTTATACGACACTACATTTAGAACAGCTTTCAGGAACTTTAAGAATCCCATTAGGGTATATTTACGCTATTTTACCGTTTAGTGGCTTCCTTATTATGTGTTTTTCTGTTTATCACATATCAAAAATTTATAAAAATCAAATAACCGACTAATTATGAGTATTGAAGTTTTAAGCATCTTAGCATTATTTGTTAGTTTTTTCGTTTTACTTATGTTAAAAGTACCTGTAGCCTATTCTATAGGGATTTCAACGACACTTAGTCTGTTATTGAATATAGATAAGCTTCCTGGGTTAACAACCATAGCACAGCGTATGACTACTGGTATTGATAGTTTTGCGTTATTGGCTATTCCGTTCTTTGTATTGGCAGGAGAGATTATGAAACGAGGTGGTATAGCAAACCGACTCATAAATTTTGCTAAATCTTTGGTGGCAAGTCTTCCGGGAGGATTAGCTTATGTAAATGTTTTGGCCTCTATGCTTTTTGGTGCTATTTCTGGTTCAGCAATTGCAGCAACATCAGCCATAGGAAGTATTATGACAGATAGAATGGAAGAAGAGGGCTATCCAAGAGAATTTAGTGCTTCGGTAAATATTACATCATCTACTACAGGATTGTTGATCCCTCCAAGTAATATCTTAATTGTTTATGCTTTAGCCAGTGGTGGAACAGCCTCGGTAGCGGCCTTATTTGTCGCGGGTTATTTGCCTGGTATCTTCTTAGGAGTTGCCCTAATGGGGTATATCGCTTATGTCGCTATTAAAAGAAAGTTTAAAAAAGGAAAAAGAGCACCTTTATCCCAAATATGGTCGCATTTTAGAAAAGCATTTTTTAGTTTATTACTATTGTTTATTGTAGTAGGAGGGATTGTAGCAGGAATATTTACAGCCACAGAAGCGTCTGCTATAGCCGTATTATATGCCGCTATATTGGCTTTGATCTACGGAGATATGAAAATTAAAGATTTCCCAGATATATTATTGACCAGTGCTAGAACAACAGCGGTTGTTATGTTTTTAATTTGTACCTCTATGGCGATGTCTTGGTTATTTTCTTTTGAAAGTATCCCTGAGCTTATGAGTGGGTTCTTATTAGAACAGTTTAGTAATAAATTTGTGATCTTTTTAGTGATTAATATGACGTTGTTAATTATTGGAACCTTT from Flavivirga abyssicola includes the following:
- a CDS encoding TRAP transporter large permease, translating into MSIEVLSILALFVSFFVLLMLKVPVAYSIGISTTLSLLLNIDKLPGLTTIAQRMTTGIDSFALLAIPFFVLAGEIMKRGGIANRLINFAKSLVASLPGGLAYVNVLASMLFGAISGSAIAATSAIGSIMTDRMEEEGYPREFSASVNITSSTTGLLIPPSNILIVYALASGGTASVAALFVAGYLPGIFLGVALMGYIAYVAIKRKFKKGKRAPLSQIWSHFRKAFFSLLLLFIVVGGIVAGIFTATEASAIAVLYAAILALIYGDMKIKDFPDILLTSARTTAVVMFLICTSMAMSWLFSFESIPELMSGFLLEQFSNKFVIFLVINMTLLIIGTFMDMTPAVLIFTPIFLPVVVALGMDPVHFGIVLVLNLCIGLCTPPVGTILFVGSGIAKVSVTQVIKPLLPFLAIMISVLMLISYIPEISMFLPRLFGL
- a CDS encoding TRAP transporter small permease; this translates as MEIFLVFIFALLVLDVLWQVFSRYILNRSFSWTEELARFSLIWLSILGAAYLNARREHLSMDFLYRKFSDATKKKVSVLIEILIFLFALIVMVIGGVNLVYTTLHLEQLSGTLRIPLGYIYAILPFSGFLIMCFSVYHISKIYKNQITD